A genomic window from Pseudomonas cavernicola includes:
- a CDS encoding beta strand repeat-containing protein, which translates to MAITIGTVTLDETTGIQSPGSLGDDGDADNDDFGVGALSGIAVPAPLDSILTDALNEGGSAQVLDPATTTIALSGSTFADPDGTEILDFTGLGATPIIDVKFSQDTDGDPFDGSITAKYVGADLLEHDLLTADGYKIYLYPSGISNDAVIGRKATAGGATDPDGDIVFLAYLDTNTITGVAATEELDAGATGAKIWLVEFEPLSHPDATNPDDAVTISNLFVTVDQFSQFSLTGAPSGQNLFLMFGDGTPGVDDNGDPANEVSIIVTATNAVNQSGPNQDPLFTSDDLNITTGGTVNTGQGGGGTTLGHTNQMVDPGEALAFTFVTNAGTANNDVIVPNLDQNEADVESNIKFTGLHTTTGATFTIVQLQQDKAATLTISASEADFAPAGAYIDELKLFDDGFVNINYVKVSLQKKVGNQVVPVLDQNGDPVFHEFGPADSGIPDPVTGVTVTFDANGTVTLEGVEALDVIEYRTGDASGALNHSRVVIANSAVNPGNQSHIDAAFDIGQFALRSSVSVTEPFAALVFEDDGPTADIVDGGGAVTIDETALNQNDDSADGADTTAVAALFSGVTGTGTDLSPTEYAISTTPLADASGSVYGNDGPGTTELSLQIGGIDGVDDGDGTNSGLTTTAGAAIFLYYEGDLIVGRYDADNDGNTGTDGNEEAAFAIALKQDGNVAVAQYVSLTHGTPGNGTTPPGSYDEAVDLTGKVNAVVTVIDLDGDPSTDYVPIGNDINFEDDGPSADVADGGGAVTIDETAGNQDDDSDAAAVLALFDTEVTNKGTDLSPAEFAISTTPLATTALSSFGQDEEGATKVLSLAIVGGDNTDSLLTTTDGKIIRLFKEGDLIVGRYDVANGAVTGADPAAFAIALLQDGNVAVAQYVSLTHGTPGDGTTPVGSYDEAVDLAGLVNAVVTVTDGDGDTSTDSFGIGDDINFDDDGPSADVADGGGSVTIDETAGNQDNDSDAAAVLALFDTEVTNKGTDMSPAEFAISTTPLATTALSSFGQDEEGATKVLSLAIVGGDNTDSLLTTTDGKIIRLFKEGDLIVGRYDVANGAVTVADSAAFAIALLQDGNVAVAQYVSLTHGTPGDGTTPVGSYDEAVDLAGLVNAVVTVTDGDGDTSTDSFGIGDDINFDDDGPSADVADGGGSVTIDETAGNQDNDSDAAAVLALFDTEVTNKGTDLSPAEFAISTTPLATTALSSFGQDEEGATKVLSLAIVGGDNTDSLLTTTDGKIIRLFKEGDLIVGRYDVANGAVTVADSAAFAIALLQDGNVAVAQYVSLTHGTPGDGTTPVGSYDEAVDLAGLVNAVVTVTDGDGDTSTDSFGIGDDINFDDDGPTVSANNTVLLDDDALTGGNPGGSGDDANSADVSGTLGHAFGQDGAGTVAYLTSGAPTGFTYVPDGTSLLVKQGTTTVLTLTMVAATGFYTVVQDNPILHAAGLTENNQAFTITYRVTDGDGDTADGTLSINVDDDTPVVTAKSSLVYANTSNEPPVTDVGGTGVFAYSIGADKHTGIYSALNSDFLSVALTGVTVGANAITNKVVSWDSETDSQAVFNLAFTYVSNNPTQGATTNATGTLTFDKVADTYTLKLDQEIESFSILKTSTAKGFQGYELNSTVEDNSGLPDLSVANLAEDFQVQRSLIPGAAQHPRQFTARQRAHRLRHERCAPAGEHASSVPLPLSVPANTLQPGESKDLDFFTVNPKGTPPAPAMLREAIYLKFLRHRLGAGQRRILVIG; encoded by the coding sequence ATGGCTATCACCATTGGAACAGTGACGCTCGACGAGACGACGGGTATACAAAGCCCGGGCAGTCTGGGCGACGACGGCGACGCCGATAACGATGACTTTGGCGTCGGTGCGTTAAGTGGTATCGCGGTACCAGCCCCCTTGGACTCAATTCTTACGGATGCGCTGAACGAGGGCGGATCGGCGCAGGTGCTGGACCCGGCAACCACCACCATCGCGCTGAGTGGCTCCACATTCGCTGACCCGGATGGGACCGAAATTCTTGACTTCACCGGACTGGGCGCTACGCCCATTATCGATGTCAAGTTCAGCCAGGACACGGACGGCGACCCGTTCGATGGCAGCATCACGGCGAAGTACGTCGGTGCCGACCTGCTGGAGCACGACCTGCTGACCGCCGACGGCTACAAGATCTACCTCTACCCCTCAGGCATCAGCAATGACGCCGTCATCGGACGCAAGGCCACCGCTGGCGGCGCGACCGATCCGGACGGCGACATCGTCTTCCTCGCCTACCTGGACACCAACACCATCACTGGCGTTGCAGCCACGGAAGAACTCGATGCCGGCGCCACGGGCGCCAAGATCTGGCTGGTGGAATTCGAGCCGCTTTCACACCCGGACGCTACCAACCCCGATGACGCCGTGACGATTTCCAACCTCTTCGTCACGGTCGACCAATTCAGCCAATTCTCCCTCACAGGCGCGCCCTCCGGCCAGAACCTGTTCCTGATGTTCGGTGATGGCACGCCTGGCGTTGACGACAATGGCGACCCGGCCAATGAAGTGTCGATCATCGTCACCGCCACCAATGCCGTGAATCAGTCCGGCCCGAACCAGGATCCGCTGTTTACGTCTGACGACCTCAACATTACGACCGGCGGCACCGTCAATACCGGCCAGGGCGGCGGTGGCACCACCCTGGGTCACACCAACCAGATGGTCGATCCCGGCGAAGCCTTGGCCTTCACCTTTGTGACCAATGCGGGCACTGCAAATAATGACGTTATCGTTCCCAACCTGGACCAGAACGAGGCCGACGTTGAGAGCAACATCAAGTTCACCGGCCTTCACACCACCACCGGTGCCACCTTTACCATTGTCCAGTTGCAGCAGGACAAGGCCGCCACGCTGACGATCAGCGCGAGCGAGGCCGACTTTGCCCCAGCGGGAGCCTACATCGACGAACTGAAGCTGTTTGACGATGGGTTCGTCAACATCAACTACGTCAAGGTCAGCCTCCAGAAAAAGGTCGGCAACCAAGTGGTGCCGGTGCTGGACCAAAATGGCGATCCCGTCTTTCACGAATTTGGCCCCGCTGATTCCGGCATCCCAGACCCTGTTACCGGTGTCACCGTCACTTTCGATGCCAACGGAACCGTGACCCTGGAGGGTGTCGAAGCTCTCGATGTGATCGAGTACCGCACCGGCGACGCCAGCGGCGCCCTCAACCACAGCCGCGTGGTGATCGCGAACTCGGCCGTTAACCCCGGCAACCAGTCGCACATTGACGCCGCCTTCGACATTGGCCAGTTCGCCCTGCGTAGCTCCGTCTCCGTGACCGAGCCGTTCGCGGCGCTGGTGTTCGAGGACGACGGGCCGACGGCGGACATCGTGGACGGCGGCGGGGCGGTGACGATCGACGAGACGGCCCTCAACCAGAATGACGACAGCGCCGACGGCGCCGACACGACGGCTGTCGCTGCCCTGTTCAGTGGCGTGACCGGCACCGGCACGGATTTGAGCCCCACCGAGTACGCGATCAGCACCACGCCCCTGGCCGACGCATCCGGCAGCGTCTATGGCAATGACGGCCCCGGAACGACCGAGCTCTCGCTTCAGATCGGCGGCATCGACGGCGTGGATGATGGCGACGGCACCAACTCTGGTCTAACCACCACCGCCGGCGCGGCCATCTTCCTCTACTACGAAGGCGATTTGATCGTCGGTCGCTATGACGCGGACAACGATGGCAACACGGGTACCGACGGCAATGAAGAAGCCGCCTTTGCCATAGCGCTCAAGCAAGATGGCAACGTGGCGGTGGCGCAATATGTCTCGCTCACGCACGGCACCCCCGGCAACGGGACGACCCCGCCCGGCAGCTACGACGAAGCGGTTGATCTGACCGGCAAGGTCAACGCGGTGGTGACAGTGATCGACCTCGACGGCGATCCCAGCACCGACTATGTCCCCATCGGCAACGACATCAACTTCGAGGACGACGGGCCGAGCGCGGACGTCGCGGACGGCGGCGGGGCGGTGACGATCGACGAGACGGCCGGCAACCAGGATGACGACAGCGACGCGGCGGCGGTTCTGGCGCTGTTCGACACGGAAGTGACGAACAAGGGCACGGACTTGAGTCCGGCGGAGTTCGCGATCAGCACCACGCCCTTGGCCACCACGGCGCTCAGCAGCTTTGGCCAGGACGAGGAGGGTGCGACGAAAGTGCTGTCGCTGGCGATTGTGGGCGGCGACAACACCGACTCCCTCCTCACCACGACCGACGGCAAGATCATTCGGCTGTTCAAGGAAGGCGATCTGATTGTCGGCCGCTATGACGTGGCCAATGGCGCGGTCACGGGAGCCGATCCGGCGGCGTTCGCGATTGCGCTGCTGCAGGACGGCAACGTGGCGGTGGCGCAGTATGTCTCGCTCACGCACGGCACCCCCGGCGACGGGACGACCCCGGTCGGCAGCTACGACGAAGCGGTCGATCTGGCCGGCCTGGTCAACGCGGTGGTGACGGTGACCGACGGCGACGGCGACACCAGCACCGACAGCTTCGGCATCGGCGACGACATCAACTTCGACGACGACGGGCCGAGCGCGGACGTCGCGGACGGCGGCGGCTCGGTGACGATCGACGAGACGGCCGGCAACCAGGATAACGACAGCGACGCGGCGGCGGTTCTGGCGCTGTTCGACACGGAAGTGACGAACAAGGGCACGGATATGAGTCCGGCGGAGTTCGCGATCAGCACCACGCCCTTGGCCACCACGGCGCTCAGCAGCTTTGGCCAGGACGAGGAGGGTGCGACGAAAGTGCTGTCGCTGGCGATTGTGGGCGGCGACAACACCGACTCCCTCCTCACCACGACCGACGGCAAGATCATTCGGCTGTTCAAGGAAGGCGATCTGATTGTCGGCCGCTATGACGTGGCCAATGGCGCGGTCACGGTAGCCGATTCGGCGGCGTTCGCGATCGCGCTGCTGCAGGACGGCAACGTGGCGGTGGCGCAGTATGTCTCGCTCACGCACGGCACCCCCGGCGACGGGACGACCCCGGTCGGCAGCTACGACGAAGCGGTCGATCTGGCCGGCCTGGTCAACGCGGTGGTGACGGTGACCGACGGCGACGGCGACACCAGCACCGACAGCTTCGGCATCGGCGACGACATCAACTTCGACGACGACGGACCGAGCGCGGACGTCGCCGATGGCGGCGGTTCGGTGACGATCGACGAGACGGCCGGCAACCAGGATAACGACAGCGACGCGGCGGCGGTTCTGGCGCTGTTCGACACGGAAGTGACAAACAAGGGCACGGACTTGAGTCCGGCGGAGTTCGCGATCAGCACCACGCCCTTGGCCACCACGGCGCTCAGCAGCTTTGGCCAGGACGAGGAGGGTGCGACGAAAGTGCTGTCGCTGGCGATTGTGGGCGGCGACAACACCGACTCCCTCCTCACCACGACCGACGGCAAGATCATTCGGCTGTTCAAGGAAGGCGATCTGATTGTCGGCCGCTATGACGTGGCCAATGGCGCGGTCACGGTAGCCGATTCGGCGGCGTTCGCGATCGCGCTGCTGCAGGACGGCAACGTGGCGGTGGCGCAGTATGTCTCGCTCACGCACGGCACCCCCGGCGACGGGACGACCCCGGTCGGCAGCTACGACGAAGCGGTCGATCTGGCCGGCCTGGTCAACGCGGTGGTGACGGTGACCGACGGCGACGGCGACACCAGCACCGACAGCTTCGGCATCGGCGACGACATCAACTTCGACGACGACGGACCGACGGTGTCAGCCAACAACACGGTGCTGCTCGACGACGACGCACTCACGGGCGGCAACCCGGGCGGCTCGGGCGACGATGCGAACTCGGCCGACGTGAGCGGCACTCTGGGCCACGCCTTTGGGCAGGACGGGGCCGGCACGGTGGCCTATCTGACCAGCGGAGCGCCCACAGGCTTCACCTATGTGCCCGATGGCACCAGTCTGTTGGTCAAGCAGGGCACGACCACGGTGCTGACGCTGACGATGGTCGCGGCAACGGGCTTCTACACGGTGGTGCAAGACAACCCGATCCTCCATGCGGCGGGCCTGACCGAGAATAACCAGGCCTTCACCATCACCTACCGGGTGACCGATGGCGATGGCGACACGGCCGATGGCACGCTCTCCATCAACGTCGATGACGACACGCCGGTCGTGACGGCCAAGTCGAGTCTGGTCTACGCGAACACCAGCAATGAGCCACCTGTGACGGACGTTGGTGGAACGGGCGTCTTCGCTTACTCGATTGGCGCGGACAAGCACACCGGTATCTATTCCGCGTTGAACTCTGACTTCTTGTCCGTGGCCCTCACGGGCGTCACGGTGGGCGCGAACGCCATCACCAACAAGGTGGTGAGTTGGGACTCGGAGACTGATAGCCAGGCGGTGTTCAACCTGGCCTTTACCTACGTGTCCAACAATCCAACGCAGGGAGCGACCACCAACGCCACCGGCACGCTGACCTTCGACAAGGTGGCTGACACCTACACCTTGAAACTGGATCAGGAGATTGAGAGCTTCAGCATCCTGAAGACCTCGACCGCGAAGGGTTTTCAAGGCTATGAGCTCAACAGTACGGTGGAAGACAACAGCGGGTTGCCGGACCTCTCTGTGGCCAATCTCGCCGAGGACTTCCAAGTGCAACGTTCATTGATTCCAGGAGCGGCGCAACACCCCCGTCAGTTCACGGCGCGTCAACGTGCCCACCGCCTTCGGCACGAGCGATGTGCACCGGCCGGCGAGCACGCGTCCAGTGTTCCGCTGCCGCTGAGCGTGCCAGCGAACACGCTACAGCCCGGCGAAAGTAAGGACCTGGACTTTTTCACGGTCAATCCGAAGGGGACACCACCCGCACCGGCCATGCTACGCGAAGCGATTTACCTCAAGTTCTTACGGCATCGCCTGGGCGCTGGACAAAGGAGGATTTTGGTGATTGGCTGA